In a single window of the Acyrthosiphon pisum isolate AL4f chromosome X, pea_aphid_22Mar2018_4r6ur, whole genome shotgun sequence genome:
- the LOC100574601 gene encoding lipopolysaccharide-induced tumor necrosis factor-alpha factor homolog — translation MTRVKEEISSTAYICCMLMIVIGCFFCSCLPLCMDNFKNKRHSCPSCNAFIGLYKPS, via the exons atgaCAAGAGTTAAAGAAGAAATATCATCTACTGCTTATATATGCTGTATGTTGATGATAGTTATTGG GTGTTTCTTTTGTTCGTGTCTGCCGTTATGCATGGATAACTTTAAGAACAAAAGACATTCATGTCCAAGTTGCAATGCATTCATTGGACTTTACAAACCATCATAa
- the LOC107884909 gene encoding uncharacterized protein LOC107884909 translates to MKKQLRCTENGAEVNTSRQEEIDKLRAEHEAMVLNLKFEHAMEIRNMHIYYESRIGELQIQHGMMVNDIYRDYDMFVDHLRSLNYNQGIRQEAALKSMRELKDQMRKDHFQEVQCMRLKYDNLVKEHKIEINGIVEENKLICAEYESIIRNMRDETKVLKENINISTNYYLTNNDAIIENLRNVYNSSSLELSSTYPKQNGTEVEGLQLVEEATIIAAQLQTTDGHEYSDAVTTTSTIADDDAVDMVKSQDTMLQTTVEDCQKLFYDTAQKLSLLHGYVFPKE, encoded by the exons ATGAAAAAACAACTGAGGTGTACCGAGAACGGCGCTGAGGTAAACACGAGTAGGCAAGAAGAAATTGATAAGCTGAGAGCGGAACACGAGGCGatggttttgaatttaaaattcgaGCACGCGATGGAGATAAGGAATATGCACATATACTATGAGTCAAGGATTGGTGAACTGCAAATTCAACACGGTATGATGGTCAATGACATATATCGAGATTATGATATGTTTGTCGACCATTTGcgaagtttaaattataaccaGGGAATACGCCAAGAAGCCGCGCTGAAAAGCATGCGCGAACTTAAAGACCAGATGCGTAAAGATCATTTTCAAGAAGTGCAGTGTATgcgtttaaaatatgataatttggtCAAAGAGCACAAAATTGAGATTAATGGTATAGTTGAAGAAAACAAACTCATCTGTGCCGAGTACGAGAGTATAATTCGAAATATGCGTGACGAAACCAAAGTTCTTAAAGAAAACATAAATATCTCAACGAATTATTATCTGACCAATAATGATGCCATCATAGAGAATTTGCGGAATGTGTACAACAGTTCTTCGCTGGAATTATCAAGCACATACCCCAAGCAAAATGGAACTGAAGTCGAGGGACTTCAGCTTGTCGAGGAAGCTACCATTATAGCAGCA CAGCTGCAGACAACCGACGGCCACGAATATTCTGATGCCGTCACTACAACGAGCACTATCGCTGACGACGACGCCGTGGACATGGTAAAGTCGCAAGACACTATGCTACAAACAACTGTAGAAGATtgccagaaattattttatgatacg GCACAAAAGCTGAGCCTGTTGCACGGGTACGTTTTCCCCAAGGAATAA
- the LOC100574684 gene encoding uncharacterized protein LOC100574684, translating to MDVCNAEYFTRNEHGFIFEMSKEVVLPNLYWKSEHLNTQNATCFYQQDTNDVFWLSRIAEKTEIVFKLRKKMAEMKRNCQLRLVLKPLGISNIVSGKKKGRKRCF from the exons atggaCGTTTGCAATGCTGAATATTTCACAAGGAATGAACACgggtttatttttgaaatgtctaAGGAAGTTGTACTTCCTAATTTATATTGGAAGAGTGAACATCTTAATACACAAAATGCAACATGTTTTTATCAACAAGACACTAATGATGTGTTCTGGCTGTCAAGG attgctGAAAAGACAGAAATTGTATTCAagctaagaaaaaaaatggcaGAAATGAAAAGAAATTGTCAACTTAGACTTGTATTAAAACCATTAGGAATTTCAAATATCGTCAGTGGAAAGAAAAAAGGGCGTAAACGATgtttttga